A DNA window from Helianthus annuus cultivar XRQ/B chromosome 15, HanXRQr2.0-SUNRISE, whole genome shotgun sequence contains the following coding sequences:
- the LOC110909858 gene encoding non-specific lipid-transfer protein-like, producing the protein MLHNQTHNKKKHIACSTMAGMMMKVLCLTMACMVVVAPYAEAVSCSDVVNKLSPCISYLKNGGSVSAACCNGIKGLNAAAKSTADKKTACGCLKNAYQSISGIKADNASGLPKKCGVNIPYKISMSTNCNNIK; encoded by the exons ATGCTTCATAACCAAacacataacaaaaaaaaacacatagCTTGTTCTACAATGGCAGGGATGATGATGAAGGTTCTATGCCTTACAATGGCTTGCATGGTTGTCGTTGCCCCTTATGCGGAGGCTGTATCCTGTAGTGATGTGGTGAACAAGTTGAGTCCATGCATAAGCTACTTGAAGAACGGTGGCTCAGTGTCCGCAGCGTGTTGCAATGGCATTAAGGGACTAAATGCGGCCGCAAAATCAACCGCAGATAAGAAGACGGCTTGCGGTTGCCTGAAGAATGCTTATCAATCTATATCTGGCATCAAAGCCGACAACGCCTCAGGCCTTCCCAAAAAGTGTGGTGTAAACATTCCTTACAAGATCAGCATGAGCACTAACTGCAACAA CATAAAATGA
- the LOC110909857 gene encoding non-specific lipid-transfer protein Lac s 1: MAGMMMKVFFVMVACMVVSAPHAEAAITCGQVVSKLVSCLGYLQTGGTPTPACCSGVTSLNAAAQSTPDRQAACNCLKSSYSSYPGISPANAASLPGKCGVNIPYKISPSTDCSSVH, translated from the exons ATGGCAGGAATGATGATGAAGGTTTTCTTTGTTATGGTTGCATGCATGGTGGTCTCAGCGCCTCATGCTGAGGCTGCTATAACTTGCGGTCAGGTGGTAAGCAAGTTGGTCTCATGCTTAGGCTACCTGCAGACTGGTGGCACTCCAACCCCTGCTTGTTGTAGTGGTGTTACGAGTCTCAACGCCGCAGCGCAAAGCACCCCGGACCGTCAAGCTGCCTGCAACTGCCTCAAAAGTTCTTATTCATCCTACCCCGGTATCAGTCCTGCCAACGCCGCTAGCCTTCCCGGCAAGTGTGGTGTTAACATTCCCTACAAGATCAGCCCTAGCACCGACTGCTCCTC GGTTCACTGA